In Halorubrum sp. PV6, a single window of DNA contains:
- the ppk1 gene encoding polyphosphate kinase 1 produces the protein MSDRDPAASKYYLNRELSELAFQERVLREGLDERNPPLERLRFLAFFTKNTDEFFMKRVGGLKQQMDAGVSETSPDGRTPEEQWREVLEAARPLFREQSDYWEEVLKPELAEAGVGIRRPEELAADDRAELRSYFEESILPTLTPLAFDPAHPFPFISNLSLSLAVLSVDDGGESTFTRIKIPPNRPRLIAVPGETNDHVLIEDLIEANIDLLLPDLDIRDVSKFKVTRNAEVRRNEEVAEDLIDMVEDVLEQRRFATVVRLEVDADMPDEARSILRDQLDVDDREVFQRTGPIDFEDFFHLTELDRPDLKRSAWTPQRHPRLEQTVSDDADVRTDIFDEIRSGDLLAHHPYHSFEGTVQQFLDAAANDPDVLAVKAAIYRTASDSKVIQSLIDAAENGKQVAVMVELKARFDEKNNLEWVRQLEEEGIHVAYGTVGLKTHTKTALVVRQDDDGVRLYSHVGTGNYHSGTAKGYSDLGLLTANRDIGLDLTKVFNFFTGPTLDDRFRKLLIAPVTMRERFTEMVRREADHARAGRPARMVVKVNGLEDPSMVAELYRASMAGVEIDLVVRDICRLRPGIEGLSDNITVHSIVGRFLEHARIFYFENAGDPEWYIGSADWMTRNLDYRVEAVTPVEATDLRRQLRFILEVSLTDNRRRWVMQSDGSYEQVSPGDEPMRDTQRILMDATKAAVDRGYGTGMVVDREIIPEDLLVESAPGGGAGTDSTDADGGDGDGGGEESDDGGGEESDDGGGEESDDGGGEESDDGDQTDSVFDAHADRWYRPDSETYDWAVRTADGDRRYFKTRSGARKRLVSEYGAVQK, from the coding sequence GTGAGCGACCGAGACCCCGCGGCGTCGAAGTACTACCTCAACCGAGAGCTCTCCGAGCTCGCGTTCCAAGAGCGCGTGTTACGCGAGGGGTTAGACGAGCGGAACCCGCCCTTAGAGCGGCTCCGGTTCCTCGCGTTCTTCACGAAGAACACGGACGAGTTCTTCATGAAGCGGGTCGGCGGTCTCAAACAGCAGATGGACGCCGGCGTGAGCGAGACGTCGCCCGACGGGCGGACGCCGGAAGAGCAGTGGCGCGAGGTGCTCGAGGCCGCGCGACCGCTGTTCCGCGAGCAGTCGGACTACTGGGAGGAGGTCCTCAAGCCGGAGCTCGCGGAGGCGGGCGTCGGCATCCGGCGCCCCGAAGAGCTCGCGGCCGACGACCGCGCCGAACTGCGCTCGTACTTCGAGGAGTCGATCCTCCCGACGCTGACGCCGCTAGCGTTCGACCCGGCCCATCCGTTCCCGTTCATCTCGAACCTCTCGCTTTCCCTCGCCGTGCTCTCGGTGGACGACGGCGGCGAGTCGACGTTCACGCGGATCAAGATCCCGCCGAACCGGCCGCGCCTGATCGCGGTCCCCGGCGAGACGAACGACCACGTCCTCATCGAGGACCTGATCGAGGCGAACATCGATCTCCTCCTGCCCGACCTCGACATCCGCGACGTGTCGAAGTTCAAGGTGACTCGAAACGCCGAGGTGCGACGGAACGAGGAGGTCGCAGAGGACCTCATCGACATGGTCGAAGACGTCCTCGAACAGCGCCGCTTCGCGACGGTCGTGCGGCTGGAGGTCGACGCCGACATGCCGGACGAGGCGCGCTCGATCCTCCGCGATCAGCTCGACGTGGACGACCGAGAGGTGTTCCAGCGAACCGGCCCGATCGACTTCGAGGACTTCTTCCATCTCACCGAACTCGACCGCCCCGATCTGAAGCGCTCGGCGTGGACCCCCCAGCGACATCCCCGACTGGAGCAGACGGTGAGCGACGACGCGGACGTGCGGACGGACATCTTCGACGAGATCCGGAGCGGCGACCTCCTCGCGCACCACCCGTACCACTCGTTCGAGGGCACGGTACAGCAGTTCCTCGACGCGGCGGCGAACGACCCGGACGTGCTCGCCGTGAAGGCGGCCATCTATCGGACGGCCAGCGACTCGAAGGTCATCCAGAGTCTCATCGACGCCGCCGAAAACGGGAAACAGGTGGCGGTGATGGTCGAGCTCAAGGCCCGCTTCGACGAGAAGAACAACCTCGAATGGGTCCGCCAGCTCGAAGAGGAGGGGATCCACGTCGCCTACGGGACCGTCGGCCTGAAGACGCACACCAAGACCGCGCTGGTCGTCAGGCAGGACGACGACGGCGTCAGGCTGTACTCCCACGTCGGCACCGGGAACTACCACTCGGGGACGGCGAAGGGGTACTCCGATCTCGGGCTCTTGACCGCCAACCGCGACATCGGGCTCGACCTCACGAAGGTGTTCAACTTCTTCACCGGGCCGACGCTCGACGACCGGTTCCGCAAACTCCTGATCGCGCCCGTGACGATGCGCGAGCGCTTCACGGAGATGGTTCGACGCGAGGCCGACCACGCCCGTGCCGGTCGGCCCGCGCGGATGGTCGTGAAGGTGAACGGGCTCGAAGACCCGTCGATGGTCGCCGAACTCTACCGCGCCTCGATGGCGGGCGTCGAAATCGACCTCGTCGTCAGGGACATCTGCCGGCTCCGTCCCGGAATCGAGGGGCTCAGCGACAACATCACGGTCCACTCCATCGTCGGTCGGTTCCTCGAACACGCTCGGATATTCTACTTCGAGAACGCCGGGGACCCGGAGTGGTACATCGGGTCGGCCGACTGGATGACGCGGAACCTCGATTACCGGGTCGAGGCCGTCACGCCCGTCGAGGCGACCGACCTGCGCCGCCAGCTCCGCTTCATCCTCGAGGTGTCGCTGACCGACAACCGGCGACGGTGGGTGATGCAAAGCGACGGGTCGTACGAGCAGGTGTCGCCCGGCGACGAGCCGATGCGAGACACCCAGCGGATCCTCATGGACGCGACGAAGGCCGCCGTCGACCGCGGCTATGGCACGGGGATGGTGGTCGACCGAGAGATCATCCCCGAAGACCTGTTGGTCGAGTCCGCGCCCGGCGGTGGCGCCGGCACCGATTCGACAGACGCGGACGGGGGTGACGGTGACGGCGGAGGTGAGGAGAGCGACGACGGCGGAGGTGAGGAGAGCGACGACGGCGGAGGTGAGGAGAGCGACGACGGCGGAGGTGAGGAGAGCGACGACGGCGACCAAACGGACTCCGTGTTCGACGCGCACGCGGATCGCTGGTACCGACCCGACAGCGAGACGTACGACTGGGCGGTCCGAACCGCGGACGGCGACCGTCGATACTTTAAAACCCGATCGGGGGCGCGCAAACGCCTCGTCTCCGAGTACGGGGCTGTACAGAAGTGA
- a CDS encoding metallophosphoesterase family protein: protein MNTTPQFSDDVEAHHRRLETDRYDDIYVVGDVHGSRSALETLLATLDLSDDDLVVFVGDLVRKGPDSPGVVDIVRDDPRLLTIRGNNEQKVVRGDKDPDWLREADREYFESLPVAISFDDALVVHGGVDPERSLESHTVEELLTMRSPHGDGYDGPFWYDDYDGPHRVFFGHTVHDVPVERDHAIGLDTGCVYGGTLTAYDYRRDDFVVIDPTETHQERSDSKVVSPA from the coding sequence ATGAACACGACACCTCAGTTCAGCGACGACGTCGAAGCGCACCACCGGCGACTCGAAACCGACCGCTACGACGACATCTACGTCGTCGGCGACGTCCACGGGAGCCGGTCCGCCCTCGAAACGCTTCTCGCGACGCTCGACCTGTCCGACGACGACCTCGTCGTCTTCGTCGGCGACCTCGTACGAAAGGGGCCGGACAGCCCCGGCGTCGTCGACATCGTCCGCGACGACCCGCGGCTCCTGACGATCCGCGGCAACAACGAACAGAAGGTCGTCCGCGGCGACAAAGACCCCGACTGGCTGCGCGAGGCGGACCGCGAGTACTTCGAGTCGCTTCCCGTCGCCATCTCGTTCGACGACGCGCTCGTCGTCCACGGCGGCGTCGACCCCGAGCGCTCGCTGGAGAGCCACACCGTCGAAGAGCTGTTGACGATGCGGTCGCCCCACGGTGACGGCTACGACGGTCCGTTCTGGTACGACGACTACGACGGCCCCCACCGCGTGTTCTTCGGGCACACGGTTCACGACGTGCCCGTGGAACGCGACCACGCAATCGGGCTGGACACCGGGTGCGTCTACGGCGGGACGCTCACGGCGTACGACTACCGGCGCGACGACTTCGTCGTTATCGACCCGACGGAGACTCACCAGGAGCGATCCGACTCGAAGGTCGTCAGCCCCGCCTGA
- a CDS encoding succinic semialdehyde dehydrogenase: MVTTDPPAALADAPHLPPGRLETLAERVRDGRGGSAGASRTTGDRDTLTVNAPATDERIGSVPACDGDDVDAAVERAREAQTEWAETPATERARVIDRFGDLVVDRREELLDLLQVETGKSRRTAVEELFDVPTGCGYLAETAPGVLSEERRSGVAPGATTATVTYEPKGVVGVISPWNYPLTLSMGDALPALVAGNAVVLKPDEKTPYGALALAELLEVAGLPDGLFQVVTGDGGTVGPALVDAVDYVAFTGSTATGRVVAERAGRNLIDCSLELGGNNPLVVLDDADVDETARGAVQACFSNAGQLCLSAERIYVEAPAYDAFVEAFVRETERLTLGTGYDYDASVGSLIDAAQLDRVTSHVEDARERGATVLTGGRARPDVGPYCYEPTILADVEPDTTVACEETFGPVVSVAPVPDADAAIAAANDSPYGLNASVWTGDRERGAAVARQIDCGTVNVNDAFLATWGAVDAPMGGFGDSGLGRRHGPEGIRRYVESRTVGVSRVGPLTFPDRIPTDWFVGGAFAALSLGRRAKRGLRGIKRRLRGR, encoded by the coding sequence ATGGTGACGACCGACCCACCCGCGGCGCTCGCCGACGCGCCACACCTCCCTCCGGGACGACTCGAGACCCTCGCCGAGCGCGTTCGCGACGGCCGAGGCGGCTCCGCCGGCGCGTCGCGAACGACGGGCGACCGCGACACCCTGACCGTGAACGCGCCGGCGACGGACGAGCGCATCGGCTCGGTCCCGGCCTGTGACGGCGACGACGTCGACGCCGCGGTCGAGCGAGCGCGGGAGGCCCAGACCGAGTGGGCCGAGACCCCCGCGACCGAGCGCGCGCGAGTCATCGACCGGTTCGGCGACCTCGTCGTCGACCGCCGCGAGGAACTGCTCGACCTCCTCCAAGTCGAGACCGGGAAGTCGCGCCGGACCGCGGTCGAGGAGCTGTTCGACGTCCCCACCGGCTGCGGCTACCTCGCCGAGACCGCGCCCGGCGTCCTCTCCGAGGAGCGCCGGTCCGGGGTCGCACCCGGCGCCACGACGGCGACCGTCACCTACGAGCCGAAGGGCGTCGTGGGCGTGATCTCGCCGTGGAACTACCCGTTGACGCTCTCGATGGGAGACGCCCTGCCCGCCCTCGTCGCGGGCAACGCCGTCGTGCTCAAACCCGACGAGAAGACGCCGTACGGCGCCCTCGCGCTCGCCGAACTGCTTGAGGTCGCCGGGCTGCCCGACGGCCTCTTCCAGGTCGTCACCGGCGACGGCGGGACGGTGGGGCCGGCGCTCGTCGACGCGGTCGACTACGTCGCGTTCACCGGCAGCACGGCGACCGGGCGCGTCGTGGCCGAGCGGGCGGGCCGCAACCTCATCGACTGCTCGCTGGAACTCGGCGGCAACAACCCGCTCGTCGTCCTCGACGACGCCGACGTCGACGAGACGGCCCGCGGCGCGGTACAGGCCTGCTTTTCGAACGCCGGCCAGCTCTGTCTGTCGGCCGAGCGGATCTACGTCGAAGCGCCCGCCTACGACGCGTTCGTCGAGGCGTTCGTCCGCGAGACGGAGCGGCTCACTCTCGGGACCGGCTACGACTACGACGCCTCGGTGGGGTCGCTCATCGACGCCGCCCAGCTCGACCGCGTGACGAGCCACGTCGAGGACGCGCGCGAGCGCGGCGCGACCGTCCTCACCGGCGGCCGCGCTCGTCCCGACGTGGGGCCGTACTGCTACGAACCGACGATTCTCGCCGACGTCGAGCCGGACACGACCGTCGCCTGCGAGGAGACGTTCGGCCCGGTGGTCTCGGTGGCCCCGGTCCCCGACGCCGACGCCGCGATAGCGGCCGCGAACGACTCGCCGTACGGGCTCAACGCGAGCGTGTGGACCGGGGACCGCGAGCGCGGTGCGGCGGTCGCGCGGCAGATCGACTGCGGGACCGTCAACGTCAACGACGCGTTCCTCGCCACGTGGGGCGCCGTCGACGCGCCGATGGGCGGCTTCGGCGACTCCGGACTCGGCCGCCGGCACGGACCCGAGGGGATCCGAAGATACGTCGAGTCGCGCACGGTCGGCGTCTCGCGGGTCGGCCCGCTCACCTTCCCGGACCGGATTCCGACCGACTGGTTCGTCGGGGGCGCCTTCGCGGCGCTCTCGCTCGGGCGGAGAGCGAAGCGCGGCCTCAGAGGAATCAAGCGGCGACTCCGGGGACGCTGA
- a CDS encoding aminotransferase class I/II-fold pyridoxal phosphate-dependent enzyme encodes MRIDPFGLERWFAEYEHEADIMLAESGIRSLEASRFDLDPGELDYVIPTNGEPEFRASVGDRYGRSADEVLFTCGTQEANFLAFLSLLGDDGAVGGESDAPSAVGSGSHAVVVTPTYQALHAVPEAFGEVTRVELTPPEWRLDVDAVAEAARDDTAVIVVNNPNNPTGRYHDEATMRAVYDVAADHDAYLLCDEVYRLLAETPQPPVASFGAHGISTTSLTKAYGLAGLRFGWIAGPEPVVERAWRWKDYTTISPALFGQHVAKQALGEREPAILRENRELAATNRAIVADWLDRHGLDWHDPVGVNGFVSVPDGFDDAEAFCRTVVEAESVVLAPGTLFGFPDRFRIGFGLPTDELRTGLDRVSRVIDGVEVSA; translated from the coding sequence ATGCGCATCGACCCGTTCGGCCTCGAACGCTGGTTCGCGGAGTACGAACACGAGGCCGACATCATGTTAGCCGAGAGTGGTATCCGGTCGCTCGAGGCGAGCCGGTTCGACCTGGACCCCGGCGAACTCGACTACGTCATCCCCACGAACGGCGAGCCCGAGTTCCGCGCGTCCGTCGGCGACCGCTACGGCCGGAGCGCCGACGAAGTCCTCTTCACCTGCGGGACACAGGAGGCGAACTTCCTCGCGTTCCTCTCGCTGCTCGGCGACGACGGCGCCGTCGGCGGGGAATCGGACGCGCCCTCGGCCGTCGGCTCCGGGAGCCACGCGGTCGTCGTCACGCCCACGTACCAAGCGCTCCACGCGGTCCCAGAGGCGTTCGGCGAGGTCACGCGAGTCGAGTTGACGCCGCCCGAGTGGCGCCTCGACGTCGACGCGGTCGCCGAGGCCGCCCGCGACGACACGGCCGTGATCGTGGTGAACAACCCGAACAACCCGACCGGGCGGTATCACGACGAGGCGACGATGCGGGCGGTGTACGACGTGGCCGCCGACCACGACGCTTACCTCCTCTGTGACGAGGTGTACCGGCTCTTGGCCGAGACGCCGCAGCCGCCGGTCGCGAGCTTCGGCGCTCACGGGATATCGACGACGAGCCTCACGAAGGCGTACGGGCTCGCCGGCCTCCGGTTCGGCTGGATCGCCGGTCCGGAGCCCGTCGTCGAGCGCGCGTGGCGGTGGAAAGACTACACCACCATCTCGCCGGCGCTGTTCGGCCAGCACGTCGCAAAGCAGGCGCTCGGCGAGCGGGAGCCCGCCATCCTGCGCGAGAACCGCGAACTGGCGGCGACGAACCGCGCCATCGTCGCCGACTGGCTGGACCGTCATGGGCTCGACTGGCACGACCCGGTCGGGGTCAACGGGTTCGTCAGCGTCCCCGACGGCTTCGACGACGCCGAGGCGTTCTGTCGGACGGTCGTCGAGGCGGAGAGCGTCGTCCTCGCACCCGGCACCCTGTTCGGCTTCCCCGACCGCTTCCGTATCGGGTTCGGGCTTCCCACGGATGAGTTGCGGACCGGACTCGACCGCGTGAGTCGCGTCATCGACGGCGTGGAGGTGAGCGCCTGA
- a CDS encoding translation initiation factor IF-5A — protein MPREQKQVRELQEGSYVMMDSSPCKINHYSTAKPGKHGSAKARVEGKGVFDEKKRSLSQPVDAKVWVPIIQRKQGQVVSVSGNDAQVMDLDTYETFTMRIPEGEDFTSDDNIEYLEYEGQRKVVG, from the coding sequence ATGCCGCGAGAGCAGAAGCAGGTTCGCGAACTTCAGGAGGGCAGCTACGTCATGATGGACAGCTCGCCTTGCAAGATCAACCACTACAGCACAGCCAAGCCCGGTAAACACGGGAGCGCCAAGGCGCGCGTCGAGGGCAAGGGCGTCTTCGACGAGAAGAAGCGCTCGCTCTCGCAGCCGGTCGACGCGAAGGTCTGGGTCCCGATCATCCAGCGGAAGCAGGGCCAGGTCGTCTCCGTGTCGGGCAACGACGCGCAGGTCATGGACTTAGACACCTACGAGACGTTCACCATGCGCATCCCCGAGGGCGAGGACTTCACCTCCGACGACAACATCGAGTACCTCGAGTACGAGGGCCAGCGGAAGGTCGTCGGGTAG
- the speB gene encoding agmatinase produces the protein MFPGATTDRDAASYVVVGAPLDATTTFQPGTRFGPDRIRRFAESYDDYDRRTESRFSALGVADAGDVRPWDDVREYLDHLAAELRSVVYDGAVPLLLGGEHTVTHAGVEAVGPDVLVVCDAHLDLRDAYDGNPLSHACVTRRALDDLGVDRAVIVGARTGSEAEWDRAAAADVTVVPPEETRGWLDDFDPDAFADESVYCSVDIDGLDPGFAPGTGTKEPFGLTPREARDLVRAVAPVADGFDVVEVNDRDDGQAAALAGKLLREFVRSHATRPE, from the coding sequence ATGTTCCCGGGAGCGACGACGGACCGCGACGCTGCTTCGTACGTGGTCGTCGGCGCTCCCTTAGACGCGACGACCACTTTTCAGCCGGGCACCCGGTTCGGACCGGACCGCATCCGGCGTTTCGCCGAATCCTACGACGATTACGACCGCCGAACGGAGAGCCGCTTCTCCGCGCTGGGCGTCGCCGACGCCGGCGACGTGCGCCCCTGGGACGACGTCCGCGAGTACCTCGACCACCTCGCCGCCGAACTGCGGAGCGTCGTCTACGACGGCGCCGTCCCCCTCCTCCTCGGCGGCGAACACACGGTCACGCACGCCGGCGTCGAGGCCGTCGGTCCGGACGTGCTCGTCGTCTGTGACGCGCATCTCGACTTGCGCGACGCCTACGACGGCAACCCGCTGAGCCACGCCTGCGTCACGCGCCGCGCGCTCGACGACCTCGGCGTCGACCGCGCCGTGATCGTCGGGGCGCGGACCGGCTCCGAGGCGGAGTGGGACCGCGCCGCCGCCGCCGACGTGACGGTCGTTCCGCCGGAGGAGACGCGGGGATGGCTCGACGACTTCGACCCCGACGCCTTCGCCGACGAGTCGGTGTACTGCTCGGTCGACATCGACGGGCTCGACCCCGGCTTCGCGCCCGGAACCGGGACGAAAGAGCCGTTCGGGCTCACGCCGCGGGAGGCCCGCGACCTCGTTCGCGCGGTCGCACCGGTCGCTGACGGGTTCGACGTGGTCGAGGTGAACGACCGCGACGACGGGCAGGCGGCGGCGCTGGCGGGGAAACTGCTCCGCGAGTTCGTGCGGTCGCACGCGACCCGACCGGAGTAG
- a CDS encoding universal stress protein codes for MYDRILLPTDGSKGVDRAIDHAVDAAKRYDATLHVLYIVDSDIVNAYSGDEFVDGSEGASETLEERGREALDTVASHAADAGVETVTELVYGVPHEEILAYIDDEDMDLTVMGSKTRSGDYRRMLGSVTERVSRRSTAPVSIVKTTVSE; via the coding sequence ATGTACGACCGCATCCTCCTGCCGACAGACGGCAGCAAAGGCGTCGACCGCGCGATAGACCACGCCGTCGACGCGGCCAAACGCTACGACGCGACCCTTCACGTGCTGTATATCGTCGACAGCGACATCGTCAACGCCTACTCGGGCGACGAGTTCGTCGACGGCTCGGAGGGCGCCAGCGAGACGCTCGAAGAGCGCGGGCGCGAGGCGCTCGACACGGTGGCGAGCCACGCGGCAGACGCCGGCGTGGAGACGGTGACCGAACTGGTGTACGGGGTCCCCCACGAGGAGATCCTCGCCTACATCGACGACGAGGACATGGATCTGACGGTGATGGGCTCGAAGACGCGCTCTGGCGACTACCGCCGGATGCTCGGCTCCGTCACCGAACGCGTCTCGCGTCGGTCCACCGCGCCGGTGAGCATCGTGAAGACGACCGTCTCGGAGTGA
- a CDS encoding universal stress protein — translation MAPSHVLVPLDGSPLADEALAEALELFDCRITVLNVVTPIDAGMIEGGVLDGDEDRRRAARDRADRLVDRALERAADADREIETAVQTGDPAETIIEYVADRDVDHVVMGGHSGERGTIARRLLGTVATSVVGKAPVTVTVVR, via the coding sequence ATGGCGCCATCGCACGTCCTCGTCCCGCTCGACGGATCGCCGCTCGCAGACGAGGCGCTCGCCGAGGCGCTCGAGCTGTTCGACTGTCGGATAACCGTCTTAAACGTCGTGACGCCGATCGACGCGGGGATGATCGAGGGCGGCGTCCTCGACGGCGACGAGGATCGCCGGCGGGCCGCGCGCGACCGCGCCGACCGGCTCGTCGACCGGGCGCTCGAACGCGCCGCCGACGCCGACCGCGAGATAGAGACGGCGGTCCAGACCGGCGACCCGGCGGAGACCATCATCGAGTACGTCGCCGACCGCGACGTCGACCACGTCGTTATGGGCGGCCACAGCGGGGAGCGGGGGACCATCGCGCGCCGCCTGCTCGGGACCGTCGCGACGAGCGTCGTCGGCAAGGCTCCGGTGACGGTGACGGTCGTCCGGTAG
- a CDS encoding inorganic phosphate transporter → MAGILFWALVVVATLTSLATAWALGANSNSPPFAPAIGANAISTMRAAFLIGILAALGALTQGGAISETVGAGLINGVQITSLAATAGLLTATGFMAFGVYSGYPVPAAFATTGAMVGVGLSLGGDPAVDTYRRIVTFWLLVPPVSGGLAYLTATILRRDDIPETVGVPLLAAVVGGIVANVKLGVIPSPPDVSQSSIAGFLARQVGAPAVAGVDPVTVAVTLAAAAAWFLVIRRRTQASVEGGIRSFLIILGSVVAFSSGGSQVGLATGPLENLYGVELGLPSIVLLALGAAGILAGAWMGAPKLLQATSREYAQLGVRRSIAALVPGFIIAQLAIALGIPISFNNIIISGVIGGGLAGGSAGVSRRKIGITLAFWLITLVSSTAIGFGLYRALAAVLGG, encoded by the coding sequence GTGGCCGGTATCCTCTTCTGGGCGCTGGTCGTGGTCGCGACGCTCACCAGCCTCGCCACGGCGTGGGCGCTCGGCGCCAACAGCAACTCGCCGCCGTTCGCCCCGGCGATCGGGGCGAACGCCATCTCGACGATGCGGGCGGCGTTCCTGATCGGCATCCTCGCGGCGCTCGGCGCGCTCACGCAGGGCGGCGCCATCTCCGAGACGGTCGGCGCCGGCCTGATAAACGGCGTCCAGATCACGTCGCTGGCGGCGACGGCCGGCCTGCTGACGGCGACCGGGTTCATGGCGTTCGGCGTCTACTCCGGGTACCCCGTCCCGGCGGCGTTCGCGACCACGGGCGCGATGGTCGGCGTCGGCCTCTCGCTCGGCGGCGACCCCGCGGTCGACACGTACCGCCGCATCGTGACCTTCTGGCTGCTCGTCCCGCCCGTCTCCGGGGGGCTCGCCTATCTCACCGCGACGATCCTCCGGCGCGACGACATCCCGGAGACGGTCGGCGTTCCCCTGCTCGCGGCGGTCGTCGGCGGCATCGTCGCCAACGTCAAACTGGGCGTCATCCCGTCGCCGCCCGACGTGAGCCAGAGCTCTATCGCGGGGTTCCTCGCGCGACAGGTCGGGGCCCCGGCGGTCGCCGGCGTCGACCCGGTCACCGTGGCCGTCACGCTGGCCGCCGCCGCCGCGTGGTTCCTGGTCATTCGCCGACGCACGCAGGCGTCGGTCGAGGGGGGCATCCGGTCGTTCCTCATCATCCTCGGGAGCGTCGTCGCGTTCTCCAGCGGCGGCAGCCAGGTCGGGCTGGCGACCGGGCCGTTAGAGAACCTCTACGGGGTCGAACTCGGCTTGCCGAGCATCGTGCTGCTCGCGCTGGGCGCGGCCGGCATCCTCGCCGGCGCGTGGATGGGGGCGCCGAAACTGCTCCAAGCGACCTCCCGCGAGTACGCCCAGCTGGGCGTGAGACGGTCGATCGCCGCGTTGGTCCCCGGATTCATCATCGCGCAGTTGGCCATCGCGCTCGGGATCCCGATCTCGTTTAACAACATCATCATCTCCGGCGTCATCGGCGGCGGGCTCGCCGGCGGCTCGGCGGGCGTCTCGCGCCGGAAAATCGGGATCACGCTCGCCTTCTGGCTCATCACGCTCGTCTCTTCGACGGCGATCGGATTCGGGCTGTATCGGGCCCTCGCCGCGGTCCTCGGCGGGTGA
- a CDS encoding DEAD/DEAH box helicase family protein has product MDVRLTYEEGTIRVAAGTDDARERDGRSASGGDAGGFETLPPLPGVERDPRSATGRAPAYRYAAIRRALAVAGVSVDDRVLDASDRAAAAAGLDAGLSTDYDLREYQREALDAWRDADDRGVLELPTGAGKTVIAIRAMVELGVPTLVVVPTVDLLDQWQRELDAEFDVPVGRFGGGEQRQEAITVSTYDSAYLKAEDVGDAFEFVVFDEVHHLGGEGYRDVARLLAAPARLGLTATFERPDGAHETVAELIGDRVYALDVDDLAGDHLAPYDIRRIEVELTPDERERYEEKQGTFVEYVRDAGITFSSGSDYLELVKRSGNDPAAREALLAKQDAREIMMNASRKRDRLESILDRHRDDRVIVFTAHTDLVYRLSERFLLPAITAETGAKERREILERFREGTYGRVVAANVLDEGVDVPDANVAVILSGSGSEREFTQRLGRILRPKADDGRAILYEVVSAETAEERVASRRR; this is encoded by the coding sequence ATGGACGTCCGGCTGACCTACGAGGAGGGGACGATCCGGGTCGCGGCCGGCACCGACGACGCGCGCGAGCGGGACGGCCGGAGCGCGAGCGGGGGCGACGCCGGCGGCTTCGAGACGCTGCCGCCGCTTCCGGGCGTCGAGCGCGACCCGCGGTCGGCGACCGGCCGCGCTCCCGCCTACCGCTACGCCGCGATCCGCAGAGCGCTGGCGGTCGCCGGCGTGAGCGTCGACGACCGCGTGCTGGACGCGAGCGACCGCGCCGCGGCGGCGGCCGGGCTCGACGCCGGTCTCTCGACCGACTACGACCTCAGAGAGTATCAGCGCGAGGCGCTCGACGCGTGGCGAGACGCCGACGACCGCGGCGTGCTCGAACTCCCCACCGGGGCCGGCAAGACCGTGATCGCGATCCGCGCGATGGTCGAACTGGGCGTGCCGACGCTCGTCGTGGTGCCCACGGTCGACCTCCTCGATCAGTGGCAGCGGGAGCTCGACGCGGAGTTCGACGTGCCGGTCGGCCGCTTCGGCGGCGGCGAGCAGCGACAGGAGGCGATCACGGTGTCGACGTACGACTCGGCGTATTTAAAGGCGGAAGACGTGGGCGACGCCTTCGAGTTCGTCGTGTTCGACGAGGTCCACCACCTCGGCGGCGAGGGGTACCGCGACGTGGCGCGGCTGCTCGCGGCGCCCGCGCGCCTCGGGCTCACGGCCACCTTCGAGCGCCCCGACGGGGCTCACGAGACCGTCGCGGAGCTGATCGGCGACCGCGTGTACGCGCTCGACGTGGACGACCTGGCCGGCGACCACCTCGCGCCCTACGACATCCGACGGATCGAAGTCGAGTTGACCCCCGACGAGCGCGAGCGCTACGAGGAAAAGCAGGGCACGTTCGTCGAGTACGTCCGCGACGCGGGGATCACGTTCTCCAGCGGGAGCGACTACCTGGAGCTCGTCAAGCGGTCCGGCAACGACCCGGCGGCTCGCGAGGCCCTCTTAGCGAAACAGGACGCCCGCGAGATCATGATGAACGCGAGCCGGAAGCGCGACCGGCTCGAATCGATCCTCGACCGACACCGCGACGATCGGGTCATCGTCTTCACCGCCCACACCGACCTCGTGTACCGGCTCTCCGAGCGATTCCTGCTGCCGGCCATCACCGCGGAGACGGGCGCGAAAGAGCGCCGCGAGATACTGGAGCGCTTCCGCGAGGGCACGTACGGGCGGGTCGTCGCCGCGAACGTCCTCGACGAGGGGGTCGACGTGCCCGACGCGAACGTGGCGGTGATCCTCTCGGGGTCGGGCAGCGAACGCGAGTTCACCCAGCGGCTCGGTCGAATCCTCCGGCCGAAGGCGGACGACGGCCGCGCGATCCTCTACGAGGTCGTCAGCGCGGAGACGGCCGAAGAGCGGGTGGCGAGCCGGCGGCGATAG